CCCGGGCCTCCTCGGTGTGGCCGAGGGCGACCAGGGCGAGCGCCTCGACATCGGCGACCAGCGGCCCGTACAGGGCGGAGACGGCTCGCAGCCGCGGCAGTTCGCCGCCGATCCGGCCTTCCTGGACGGCGATCGTGAGGTCGGCGAGGGCGGCGAAGCCCTCGGCGTGCACCGAGGCGCGGCCGGTCAGCCCGGCGACCGCCTGCCGGTACAGCTCGGCGGCCTCGCCGGTACGGCCGGCGGCGAGTTCGAGCATGGCGCGGTGGCACAGGCCGATGTCGGCGAGTTCGAGCAGGCCGTAGCGCTCGGCGATGGCGGCGGCGGCCGCGATGTGGCGGCGCAGCGCGGGCAGGTCGGCGACGACGGCCGCGGCCGTGGCGTACAGCTGCTCGGCGTGCCAGCGGTAGGCGGGCAGGTCGTGCCGGCGGGCGAGGGCGACGAGTTCGTCCGCGAGTTCGACCCGTCGCGGTGCGCCGAGTTCGAAGTCGCAGATCCGGGCGCTCGCCGCCAGGGCGAGCGCGAGCAGCCGGGGGTCGTCCTCGGCTCGGGCGATGGCGAGCGCCTCGTCGGCGGCGGCGGTGCCGAGCGGCTCGCCCGCGCAGTTGCACTCGTGGGTGAGGGCGTCCAGCAGGCGGCAACGGGTGGCGGGCGGCAGGTCGGCGCGGCGCAGCAGCCGCTGCAGGGTCTCCACGGCCCGTTCGTCGTAGCTGCCGTAGGGGTGGGCGACCCAGGGGGTGGGTTCGGTCCAGGCCGTCCAGGCCTCGATCTCCAGGTCCTCCCGGCCGGTCTCCTCGGCGAGGGCGACGGCCCGGGCGCGGGTCGCCGCCGCGGCGGAGATCGCGCCCGCCCGGACCTGGGCCCGCTGCAGGGCGCCGAGCAGGGCGATCTGCCGGGCGGGCCGGTCGTCGCCGCCGTCCGGCACCCGGTCGAGGTTGTCCAGGGCCTGCCGCAGCAGGTCGGCGCAGGTCTGGTGGGCGTAGCGGCGCTCGGCGGCCTCCGCGGCGCGCACGCAGGCGTCGACGGCGCGCTCCGCGGTGGCGGAGGAGGCCGCGGCCGTCCAGTGGTGGGCGAGCGCGGCGAGCCGGTCCGGGCGCAGCGTGCACAGCGCCTCGGCGAACCGGCCGTGCAGCCGGGCCCGGCGCAGCCCGCTCAGGTCGCCGTACAGGGTGTCGCGGACCAGCGCGTGCGCGAACCGGACGGCCCCGGGCCGGGGTTCGGCGAGCAGCCCGCCGGCGACGGCGGCCTCCAGCGCGTCCAGCAGCCCCTCCTCCTCGGCGCCGGAGGCGTGCACCAGCAGCTCGACCTCGGTCTCGCGGCCGGCCACCGAGGCCAGCCGCAGCGCCTCGACGGTGGCCGGCGGCAACCGGTCGAAGCGCCGCCGCAGCACGTCCCGGACGCCCTGCGGCACCTCCTGGACGGCGACCAGCGCGCCCTCCCCGGCCAGCAGGTGGGCGCTCTCCACCAGGTAGAACGGGTTGCCGCCGGTCCGCTCGGCCAGGGCGTGCACGGTCCGCGGGTCGACCGGGGCGGCGCAGATCGCGCCGATCAGCGTGCCGGCGTCGGCCTCGTCCAGGCCGCCGAGCGCGATCCGGTGCGGCGAGCAGCGGGCGAAGGTGCCCAGCAGATCGGTGAGCCGGCCCTCGCCCGGCCGGTGCGCGCAGACCAGCAGCAGCCGCTCCGGGCCGCGGACGGCGGCCAGCTCGGCGGCGAGCGCGCGGGTCTCCTGGTCGGCCGCGTGCAGGTCGTCGAGGACCACCGCCACCGGCGCCCGCTCGGCGGCGGCCTCCAGCCAGCGGGCCACCGCCCGGTGCAGCCGGAACCGGCCGGTGAGCGCGTCCCGGCGCCGGGTCGGGTCGTCCTCGCCGAGCAGCGGGGCGAGCTCGGCCGCCGTGGCGGCGTCCGGCGGGTGCTGCCGGGCCAGCTCCCGCAACGCCTCCGTCCAGGCCCAGGCCGGCGGCGCGCCCTCCGTCTCCGGACACCGCCCGGAGGCCACCAGCCAACCGCTGCGCCGTAGTTCACCCGTCAGCCGGGCGAGCAGGGTGGACTTGCCGGCGCCCGCCTCACCGCTCACCAGCACCACCGAACGCCCGCCCGGGGCGGTGGCCGCGGTCGCCGCCTCGCGCAGCACCCGCTGCTCGGCCTCCCGGCCGACGAACGGCAGCGGGGGCGGGGCCGTCGCGGTGCACACGGGCGCCGACGGTGCTGTCGGGAGGACGGCGGGCAGGTCGGCGGCCGGGATCGGGACGGCGAGCAGTTCGGACCGCTGCCGAAGGATCGCCGCCTCCAGCTCGGCGAGCGCCGGCCCCGGGTCGAGGCCGAGCTCCGCCGTGAGCACCCCGCG
This genomic window from Streptomyces sp. TLI_235 contains:
- a CDS encoding transcriptional regulator gives rise to the protein MVRISVLGALTAQVAGAAGAAVGLGGPRQRGVLARLLVARGAVVPADRLIDDLWQGRPPAKAAASLQAYVSNLRRLLEPERGPREPASLLVSRAPGYALAAPAVAVDAWEFEQRLRRVRELPAEAGGPPLSRRFEEALALWRGGAYAEFADEPWAAAEIVRLDELRLAARESAVAAALDEGRAGDAAAAALVLTEEHPLREEGWRLLARALWGAGRQAEALEALRRARGVLTAELGLDPGPALAELEAAILRQRSELLAVPIPAADLPAVLPTAPSAPVCTATAPPPLPFVGREAEQRVLREAATAATAPGGRSVVLVSGEAGAGKSTLLARLTGELRRSGWLVASGRCPETEGAPPAWAWTEALRELARQHPPDAATAAELAPLLGEDDPTRRRDALTGRFRLHRAVARWLEAAAERAPVAVVLDDLHAADQETRALAAELAAVRGPERLLLVCAHRPGEGRLTDLLGTFARCSPHRIALGGLDEADAGTLIGAICAAPVDPRTVHALAERTGGNPFYLVESAHLLAGEGALVAVQEVPQGVRDVLRRRFDRLPPATVEALRLASVAGRETEVELLVHASGAEEEGLLDALEAAVAGGLLAEPRPGAVRFAHALVRDTLYGDLSGLRRARLHGRFAEALCTLRPDRLAALAHHWTAAASSATAERAVDACVRAAEAAERRYAHQTCADLLRQALDNLDRVPDGGDDRPARQIALLGALQRAQVRAGAISAAAATRARAVALAEETGREDLEIEAWTAWTEPTPWVAHPYGSYDERAVETLQRLLRRADLPPATRCRLLDALTHECNCAGEPLGTAAADEALAIARAEDDPRLLALALAASARICDFELGAPRRVELADELVALARRHDLPAYRWHAEQLYATAAAVVADLPALRRHIAAAAAIAERYGLLELADIGLCHRAMLELAAGRTGEAAELYRQAVAGLTGRASVHAEGFAALADLTIAVQEGRIGGELPRLRAVSALYGPLVADVEALALVALGHTEEARAVRAGRLPVQPDYYRSFFLALRAAAVVALDERAEAAELITELLPLRGLVAGAASTSVALRPIALVLGELARMLGRTEEAAEHFGYAAEVARRWESPQWEAEALAALHRLPAVPDAEAVARHQVGSKQRPAG